In Dermacentor variabilis isolate Ectoservices chromosome 10, ASM5094787v1, whole genome shotgun sequence, the genomic window cggaaaccatgctgatatttacTAAAGAAGTTGTTAGATTAAAGGAAAAGTACGAGATTAGAGAAAATGATGTGTTCCAGAAGTTTCCTCGGATTGCTGGTTTTCGATATGGGTCTGTAGTTGATGGCGCATGAAGCGTTACCTTGTTTTGGAATAGGCACCACCTTCGCCACCTCCAGTCGTTTGGCAGCACACCGCATTCTAAAGACTGTCTGAAAAGTTTAGATAAAATAATAGATGAGTGGGTTACAGTGCATTTCAAAAACTGAGCGGTTATGTCATCAGGTCCGGGTGCAGATACCTTTAGTTTTGCTATTCCAACCCATTCAATGATACGGAATCCATCGTGGGAAACAAGGGGCTATTAAATACGGTTGATGAAAAATACTGATCATCAGAAAACGAACATTTAAATACGTTATGCAGAGCAACACAGCACATATCAGATGATATGACGTTCCCCGACTCATCAAATAGTTGGACATCTTGTTTCGGTTTACCACTAACCATTTCCCAAAATTTACGCGGTTTATTTCGAAGCAGCGAAGGAAGAGTGCTTGAAAAGAAATTGGGCTTGGCCGCTTCAAGTTCACGCTTGTTATGAGAGACGCAATCTTGATAAGCTGCCCAGCGCTCAGCGTTATAACTTGATACTGCTTTTctgtaaattctttttttcttggttcGTAGACGGCTGAGCAGTTGAGTGAACCAAGCAAAGCGAGAGTTGGAATGAATTTTACGCAAAATCACATATTTATCGACAAGGGAAAGCATTCTTGTTTTATAAATGGTCCAGTTCTCTTCTACACTATTATACGTGTAGAAGCGCAGGAACGCTTCGCAAGATTATTGCATTTCGACGTCAATAGCCGCGCTATTCGCTAGCATAATGTCGTATGAATTTGCTGTGCTGTGGCGCTCGCTCGAAAGGAAAGTTGCAAAGAAAGTGAAGGATACAATGGGTCGCTCAGCCCAGGCAAATATGTAAATGCTCAAAACACATCTGGGGATGAAGTGAAGACTAAATCTAGCGCGTTTGATGAGGTGGTAGTAACTCGCGTAGGTTTTTTTACTCATCGAGCTAAATTGAAATCATGACCGATATTAACAAAATCAGAGATTAACAAAGTCCGATTAACGAAATTTCGCGTGCTATCCTGTTCCTTATTTCCCACAATATCCGCGATTCCTCAAGACGTTGCTCGCAGGAACAGAAATTTTCACAACGGAGAGTGTAccacgtgacgcctgcgtcatCACAGCGGGTTGCGCTCGCAGAGTCCAGCTTCTTACTGCGCTTGGGAGTCGCGTGGAGAACGCCGGGCGCTATTTTGGCCCCCTCTGTTTGGCTGCCCTCTTATAGTTTAATCAGCGTCAGGCCTCTCAACGTGGACCGAATTGGTCTGACTAGCTATCCGGTGTGTTACTAGGCTTCGCGATCGCAAAGGCGAGATCTCGTATGCACATTTGTCCCTAATTGCTGAGTTGATTTCTCGCCTATCAACACAGGTGCGAGAGGCGGATCGCTCAGCCCTTCGAACTCGTCGATATCTTCCGCGGAGATATGAACGCTCTCACCTCCGGCGCTTCGGCCACGTGCGTAATCGTTGGAGTCGAGAATAAGCACGCGGATTCCGCGAACGCGCACAGGCCGTGTGAATGCGACGTTGCTCGGTGGAGCACTGCGTGACGTGATCACGTGTCCGCGTGACCCGCAGGCCCGACTCTACGCCCCCACGTGTGAATCCAGGCTGAGAACAGATGCAGACAACCACGGTGCAGAGCGTTTGGGGTGCGTGGCGCTTCACTTTGCCGAAAGTTCATTCATGCTTCAGAACTCTTGATGTTGTCTGTCTGCTGGCGTCCTGCAATGACTAGCTTTCAAAGTAGCATGTATTCGTGTGTACGGCTCGAAACGGAAACTTCAACGACGCAGTTGTTAGAACTGTCCCTAACGCACTTATTTAGAAACAGAACACAGTACAGCACAGGATCACACGAACATGTGCCACGTCCTCGAACAACTACGCTTTTCAAATGCTACGTCATCGCTTGCCACGCCTGTTAAACGCACTCACGCGCAATAACATCGATGTCGCTTTCTGCCCTGTTTCGCGTTTGTATGAGTTTTCCAAGGAAATTTGATCATGACCGGATTTGTTCTTTCATGCTGCTTATTGCAATTTGCAGCTTTTTTGCCTACGTGTAAACTGCGGATTGCTGGAACTTTTGTAGCGTTTCTTCTTatatttaaatattcttttttgagggcacaagtttatGCCaacattgtattgtattgtattgaattgtattgtattgtattgtattgtattgtattgtaataTATTGTTTGTGCTGTCGGTCCTGAAACAGTGTctgtgcctgctgctgctggcctAAGACAAGGTTATAAGGTCCGTCAAGTTTTTGTGTGCAACTTTTTGCTTAAATTCCCCATAAGTTATTaagtaattatggggtttcacgtgccaaaaccactttctgattatgaggcacaccgtagtgaaggactccggaaatttcgaccaccgggagttcgttaacgtgcacctaaatccaagcacacgggtgttttcgcatttcgcccccatcgaaatgcggccgccgttgccgggattcgatcccgcgacctcgtgctcagcagcccaacaacatagccactgagcaaccacggtgtgTTCCCCATAAGTTGTacgtatatggaaacaaaggcAATTCGATTCAATCAGTCGATATACACGCAGTTACGCCACACCCGCTGCTGCGGTTTTCACCGCACTGGCAGCGCTTAAGGCATTCGAAGCAAGGTTTGTCGCGTGTATGCATCGAATCTGCGCCATATTATGAAACTCGAGCTGTCTGTTAGTAGCGTTGTGCACTTACGCCACGTTGCGTGGTGCAGGTTGCACGTAATGTTATTTGGCAATTGCTTTCATGCCAGGAGGGAGTAGcctttaatgaagagaaaggaggagaggtcggcccgGAAAGCGTGTCCCTAGCCTGCTACTGCTCACTGGGGAAAGGGCAAGTGGGAAATACGGGGAAAGGTAGGTAACTTTCATGCCAGTACGGTAAATTAAGTAACGACACAGTGACAGAGCCACTTGTCGAATACGAAGGGAAGAAGTTTTAAAGGAGATACAACTCTTCACGAAATATGTGCAAGAAGATGTTGGCGTCCTTTGCGAACGCCGGCTGCTCCTGTACTCCTacgtgccacaaaaaaaaaaaagaactccgtgcccttctactctgtgaagagggatcaccagcgaagctgtgtatgtaggcccactaatggcgaagtgcacctccgccccgggtcggcgtggcatttcactatcttcgggatcagcccatgtagggggagtgcttaacgcctgcgtcatcTCCAcagcgggtcggcccagcattggactaccttcgggatcttctttttctacacgcggacacgatagtggggacagtagcccttaacagcttcgctgtaaaaaaataaaagaaacactcaacgAAGAATAAAGCGACATGAAAAACCATTTTGAGAACGTTGATGCGACTAGTTTTCGAACCTTCCAGTACACAATTTATCAAGAGCCAGGCCCCTGTTGTGGCAAACTGTTCCGTTCTAGCAAAGAGTACACTGTGGCCTTACCTGCTGAGTCGCCGTTCGTTTTctggcttttctcagccaccgcaaagcccgcatcggcatagcaggccTACAATAagacatatatgatctaccgcagaagggtactccgcaaggatcaataatatctcctttcctcttcaacatcggacttagaaaacttgctttacaacttCAAAACttcccaaaactcggatgtgccttctatgccgacgagatcaccctatgggcaaccaagggttcatatggcgacagagaaaacacattactcacagctatcggacacatcgagtcatacctaaccacagcaggaatgaggtgtgccccacacaagtcgaAGTACCTTCAAGTCCGCCtcaagcaaactaaggaacatcgagccccgccaatacatctcgagattgccgggcaacctataaagcgcgtcccgaccgcacgcttacttggtatgcacgtccaggagaacaacggcataaaggtagcctcagagaaattaaatcacgttataagaagcaccgcatcactcatcgccagagtagcgcgcagcaaagatggtttcacagaggacgatatcttaagactggtacaagccctcgtcatcagccgtgtcacgtacgcactcccgtatcaagtctagcgcaaaagcgagacagagcgCATGGACACTCTCATAAGAATGGCGTATAAAACGGctttacagctaccgtcaagcaaaagcacaaagaaattactagcgctaggtgTATACAACACCTTTGGGGAGCttgcaagtgccacgctcatagcgcagagggagcgcctcaacaagactcaacagggaagacaccttcttcaacggctagggtacccacTGACACCTCAGtgctgcaaagaagaaacacaactcttgcctaaccacattagagagaacattgtagtagatcctatccccaagaacatgcaccccacccacaatcaagagagaagagcagcgcgtgcccgcatgttgcacaaacgctgtttcagagacccagatacatactacacggacgctagtcCGTATcactcgtcgccacgttgcgggcccaaatacacactcgccgttgtcaatcaggggaacctggtagcctctgcctccatccgcgccacatgcagcgcagcagcagaagcagcagcgatcgctctcgcacttcgcgacgcagagagcaagggaaggtccacccgcgtccttacggactcacaagcggcgtgtcatttatacatgaatggaacgcTCCCTATACatgccattcgaatcctgggtcgctcactagaatggacccacggtatcgtctggtgccccgggcacgaaggcctgcggggaaacgaagaggcggactgcgcagctcgaggtctcactagccgagcggtaGACCACActgttcttcagcccccgacagaccgacgagcgacccacgagttattaacgaccggtcaacaaatactacaggaccaacgtctcagaagaacgcaatacgctcccccacacaaagctctcaataaactccaggcaagggaccggcgccgcctgcaaactaacacatacccacacttgtctcgtctgcACGCTatctccccagacagttatacgtcccggacatgtccctggtgtagcaaccacacagcgacactcgcgcacataacacacgaatgtaccgACAGTCCGGGCGActcaatttcgccacgagtcacaacacacacactcactacggggtcttgggaggcgagactctccgaactggacttgggaagccaactggcgacccttgaccaggcccggcgagccgcgatcgccagtggagccctctcagagggaaccacccaggaataaaccacgcaacagtttctgcaataataaagttcctcctcctcatcctcctcctctaCTCCGTTGACTCTTAAAAATTTGCTGAATTTCAGAAGGCTTCCATCCAACGTTTGGAGCCACTGCGTCACGTAACCTGAGTGAAGGTCGCATGcagatggatggattgatggatggatggatggatggatggatggatggatggatggatggatggatggatggatggatggatggatggacggacggacgggcggacggttggacgggtggatggatggatggatggatggatggatggatggatggaacttcattgtacgtccggcaaggtttaacgcgacccgggctcgtCTCCCACAGGGGAACGTCAAGGCTCTGCcacaacgccgcctcacgggcttgctggactgcccacgtcagGATTCCGAGGGCTGCGCAGAGTGGCGGCCCAGCTCAACGACAGGCTCcccggagcaactgccatccttcctgTAACTGCATTGCAGTTCCACAGCGTGTGTTTGAGTGATGCTGGTCCTTGCTGGTACAATTTACActtgtcgtcctgatgcttatctgggaagatacgtttcagacggaatggattagagAAGGTGTTCCTCTGGAGCTGtttccaggcgacggcctgctttCAGTTCAATTTGgcactcggcggtgggtatatccttctggcgttcggATGTGCACTGGTTATGTCATTGTACCTGGTGACCTTGTCCCGTTCTGcgcgaggagtgttcgctatcgtgcgagaggcgtggCCCTGTTCGAcccggcgggtcatgtctcgcgccgtccggtgcgccgtctcgtttaggttcgggagcgcgtcgccttccgagGTGTCGTGCGCAGGGAACCGTATGAActtcgagctcgcggttttggatctgcccgctttggccataatggacagggcttccttggaaattctaccTTTGACGTAATCATTTACTGCCGCTTGCGAGTCGCTTAgcacgacttcgcattcctgttctgtgagggccagcgccatcgctacttcctccgctatttccgagtgtttggtgtgTACACTGCATGCGAGTCTGATATTAGAGTTTGTGTCTATGACTACGCTAGTCTCAGACTTAATattaaagtgcgaaacaataacaggagatcggcccacgcaataggccacgtttctaccagaaagttcgcctacgagcatagcgttcgctgccagcgtttctctgtaaacgttacggttacataagctgcagttgccgggaagcctaAAAAACAGTAAGGGTTCTtttaacgctgtcgcattccacccttaaaggcgaagcttaagcgtcctccaaagattttttgtttcttttcgaaCATTAATGGAGTACGCTTTATTTAAAAGTTGTGAATGACCTTCAGCAGTCCTTAATATGGTTTCTTCATGCACAAACATTAGAATGAGAAGTCGAACATTGAGATGTTGATTTGGTTTCttcgtttttatttcttctgtCAGAATTTATTGAACCATTTCTCTCCCCGCTCCGCCCTCCCGCTGTAGAAATGAATAAGGGCTAAATAATATTGGCTTATATAGCGGCGTTTATTAAACAAAACACCGTGACCGtactcttttatttttatttctttgaagTTGTTAGAAAGGGCTCCTCCGTCCTTCAGCCAGATGTACGCTTATTACCGCCAACTGATTCTCGCGAGTAGTGAGACAGCCTCACGAGACGCTAAATCTggtctgctgttgcagttgacaAAAACGTTGGAGCATCTTGCACGCATCTCTACATGTCGTAAACACGTCTGTACGAACCTGCGCGTCTGTATGTGTCGGGTGTATACGGTAGGTGTGCTGGTTTCGCGCATGCGTGAACCTGCGTTAGTACTACACACGGTCGAGGCGGCCTTATCGGACAGCAAACGAGCTTTACAAATAGCCAAGTATGGCTTCTagcttgtcttcgtcgtcgtcgtcctcgaaGGGCAGTTTGCGGGATCTCTCGCACTTGGAAAGCGCTCTGTTGCACTTCAAGCCCCTCTTGCACTCACCCCACTTTCGGAGCCCGTACACGGTTAAATCAAAGCACACGTCGCCTTCAtctgaaagaagaaagaaataagaatgaAATGAACAGAAGCAAGACCGGGGGCTGCCTTGTTCCGAGCCCAAGTTAACCCCGTACTGCGAAGGCACAGAAATACACTTCCCTTGACGAAATCGAAAGGACCGCGGAAATTCCTTCGTCTCGCGAAAAGTTCCGTCTTGAGAGAAGCGGTCTACGGGAACTGGAAATTTCATATTTTTGACGCGTTCAAATATCCGCGACGTCAAGTAAGAAATGAAACAGCATTGAAACCAGAAGGCACGCAGactcgcgtatgtttcattgcttgAGACAAGGTACGAGTAGTCGTTTATGCATAGGCTATTCACACGTCGAACGCTCACTAGAAGGCTCGTAACAACTTTCAGCATCTAACCACAATTTgttatgtggcctggtgagaggcccGTTAAGGGTGTTACTTAGTGCGTAAATTCAGGCTAACCTATCTCAAGTAAACAATGTTTGCGCGAAATGAACAAATGTCGTGACAATAAATTCCACTATAAATTTGGCATTGCTGAGGTAACTTGATACGGCAATTTATTGTGATAGTGTACTGTCTTAAAAAAGAGAGGGTGTTTATATTAGTATACTACATTTGTACTCTTGTGCTTTCAGTGGGTAACTATCTTGGGTGAAAtagagggtgtttcacgtaacttgaaccataGGCGTgtctatgggggggggggtgcaggggaGGGGGCaggtacgccccccccccccctgcgcacTTGGCAGATACTATGGTTCAAGTTACGTTACACACCCTGTATATCTCGGATTCTATATGTACATAGTTCTATTCTGCAATGGGAGAGCATAATtaaaaacaaacacaaagaaGGGCTATCCATCAGTTTATGTATATTGTACGATTCTCCAAAACAAACCAGTCGCTTTATTTTAACGttaattgcctgtggcatatCGCATTAATCTAATGATTGAGATGGATTACCCGAAGATACTGAAGTTGCTTACGCTGGAAATCAAAATCTCTAACTGAATAATGAGCAATATTTCCCTAATCAAGTTTTGGTTCATTGATTCACTCTACATATTGCAATGCACAaattgaagccagtgatttcccacggcacatccacttggaacgaattttcaaccTAGCATCCATCTTAAAGTAAGTGCAGCCAAActcgcggtaaaaatgcactgcatGCTCTTCCACTtacatttttaacaaaacgcGTTTTCATTCATTGAAGCTCTAAAATtactgcaacgccaatgcatttcattgCAATCTCACGGAACGCATGTTTAGAAACTGTTTTCATCCTTGGAATTCATTTTAAGTGGATACGACTTTCGAagtcgccggctacaattcgtaaactgctATATCTGTCGTAACCTAATTCGTTTGAGAAATAGCGAAGAGTTGTTAATTAGTCAAGTATTCATTATAATTTGTTCGACGAATAATGTCTACCTCTCAGAATGATCTCGCTCAAGAAGTAGAATAGGGCTACGCGCCACGGGTAATATTTAGAAATTTTGTTAGCGATAAAAAAAACAACCCGTAACAGCCGTATAGTCAGAGGGGTAAAGAATGACATTCGAAGGGACACCCGATTACGGCATATTTACTCCCGAGACTCGAACGAAAAACATGACTTGATAGCGAACGCTCTGCCCTTGTTCTATCTAATTAGGCCTGCCGCCCCGCCCCCCCGTACCCTCCCTGCCTCCGCCTTCTCGTCGCCACACTGGAAAATAGCGGAACCACATCttagcaccccccccccaccgcccccAACTTACTGAGCTGCTTGACGCACTGCTCGCAGCAGCCGCAGTCGCTGGCTCTGACCTCCACCTTTCCGTCGCACTCGCTGGACTTGATCGGCGTGCACGTGACGTTGTCGCAGTAATTCGGGGGGCACAGAGTCCCTGCTGCGCGAGGCGGTGCCACGAGCATCCAGGCAGCGTGAACGAAAATTGGGAGCAGCTTGCTCCAGCCCATAGTCTGCAGTGCCGAACGTTCCCAGTGCGTCAGGGGTGGTTCAGACAAAAAATAAATGGTAAGGTCACCTTCTTTGATTGGGTTCCTTGATTTTTATGGAAACAGACAAGTTGTGCAGATGCCGAGAGGTTATCACTGTTACGCGAAGCATCTTGCAGGTATAGCCAGCTACTTGGCACCGTTTAGAGATCTGCAGAGCGTTATACCAGATCGAACAACAgcctttttaaagggacactttCTTTGTTAACGCTCCGGGACATTTTCTGACCGTGGCTACGGTTGCGGCTGCTGATGCTGTCTCATCGAATAACTCACACATGACAGCTCTCGTTTATTGAATCGGTTTATACGCAGTACCTCTACACATGTGCCTATAGGACTATTTTTACTCTTTACGGAATTACGCGGTGAAACCACATACGATACCTAAATATGCTCAGTGCAACAATTTTACCTTCTTCAGGGCTAGCGGGAGAGGAAGAGAAGAGCtgaacagggggaaaggggttggaATGACTCCTTTCACCCTGTGAGAATTATGCCACCTACGGGAATCTTATACGGTTGTGACGCGGCGTACTTTCGGCTATCGAGGCCGATCGgtatcgaatttatcgacgatttaTTCCACCCAGCCGctaaagaaacaaatgttatgctggcggttttgcggccaacgaacagtgcccagcgattgaaacaaTTGGAACGCGACactaggagcgcgtggctgccgctACTTCTTTCTAGCGcaaagaagtgccggcagccacatCAGTCGTCAAAGCAATCCAACGAATCGTGAAAACGATTGCAACGCCCGCATTACCAGTCGTGGCGGCCTTGCTCCCAATATATGGAGCTTTgtattagtggttccgcacattccatcctagctacaactatgggaagaccacgagtagtgcgtactcctgaggaagaagctgcctacagcgagcgtcagcgagagttggctcgtgaacgggctcgtcgccGTACACGGCCGACCCCGAGCGGCGCGCCAGAGATGCCGGGTTTGAACGGCAGCGCCGAGAGGCCGAGCCCTATAGCATGCTCACCAcgcaaaggaggaggaggaaataaagagagaaggcagggatgttaaccagaaatgcgcctggttggctaccctactctcggcgacgggaaagagggaatagaaagataagatagatggagggagaggagggggaggaaagccgcggtgatctcgcgcacgcacgcggaagacctgagcgagtcaaagggtTTACATaagccagtcgccctcaagaaagacaaatgtgccttcatagctttgctggccgacgagcgatgggggtggtcttcaagtagcacctgcacagacaacggccgatggtccagtcgtcgcaatgcgatagataatgtttgtctttccgactgaaatcgatgacaatggcacTAAATGTTCTATGTTCTCTTCCACGCCTCAGatgtcgcatgcagcactgtcggtcattccaatcaaagtagcgTACACCTTCGTggaagccactcccaaccacagccagTATAGAAGCgctgcctcacgtcggtgaagcccgggcGGAGGTCGGAATTGTAGCGAAGAGTTCAGTTCGTACAACCTGGTGTGCCTTATATTCGGGGTTTTCcagcgaagcacgcaaaagcgaaaaagaggtgaaagaatggtgaaacaaaagatttacaatgtAGACTGcctgcgaagtttgacttgcatggggTAACGCTCGGTCTAATTATAACGCAGCTTCATTGTTCCACCATCTTCACGGGCTGGAAGGGGTGATCATTTTTGTACTCTTGCCACCGCGCTCACAAAAGAACCCAAAGCGAGCACAATAGAGCGCGAAGGGCCCACAGCAGAATTTGCGTCCCCCACCGCTTGAGTGCTGCTTGAGTCTCTTATTCTGATGGTATCTTTGACTGGTCGCCTCCATCTTGGGAGTCAGAGATGGACAGATTCGGCATTCGTCGCACTACGGCACCCCGGACAAGCAGGCAAGCCGAATGTGGGACTCGCCTTCTCGGGGGAGGAAGTGGCGCATCCGAAACCACGTGACCCACAGCTAATATGTCCGTTTTTTGCCTTGCCAAAACTTCCGGCCCTGGAATatgggcgccaaccatgcaggccggagatcgtcatcaaccaacAGAAGTTGAAAACATCCGGcctgaccgctgaattactctttctagagcaataacctttacttcctcctcctcctcctccggcgCTGCCGGGACAAACGGCGGACGAGCGTTGGGTTTCACACTGGTTCAGGCGACAGCATGCAGGGTGGCCTAGGCTGCCTAAGTGGCGTTGGACCTTCACCGACAGTTACGACGTCGTGTTGGAGTGCCGGGCCGGAAGACACCCTACGTTTCGATGACTGCTCCAACGACAGAGCTCGGAGTGGCTTTAGCCCGGAGCGCCTGAGAGCGCTCGATGCGGGAGGAGCGCGATCTAAAAGAACGCAGGGGGCGCGTTCTTTTTCGGACCAGTCGATGACATACGCTGCTCTCGAGAGCGGCCTAAAGTGCTCCGAAACGACCAGCCAAAGATGCCATAAAACTATTTACTGTCGTGTGCATCGAAAGAAGCTGTTTTAGAGGAGACGGCGGCGCCTGCGGCCAGACCACTCTGTACGGCTTGAGTATATGGACTTAGTCAATAAGTGAAAGAATCCGCGCCGTTACAACACTCGGGCACACTTTTGGGGCGCTGTGGAAAAGGAATTCATTCTGTGTCAAACTGAACCAACGCACGTTGAGCGCACGTTTCTACTGTTTTCCCGAAACTTTGCAGAGCCGTGGAACTTGAAGCGTGTAAAGGTTCTATAGCTTGGTTTCTCAGAAAACTTAAGATGGCTTACAGCTTCACGAGAGCAATGTGTCCGTTATTTCGACAGGAAATTGCACGTCTGTCAGAACGATAAGCAGCCTGGCTCGAAGTCCACTTTATACCATGCGGTTCTCGTGTCGCCTTGCCCTGTAatcgatgtattttttttttcttccccacaAATTTTTGGATCGGTGGAATAGAATATTCAGCTGATAGCGCTGTGTCACGTATTCAGAGAGGTGACCCCTAAAAGCGGTGATGCCTCCGACTCAAAAATAGGTTTTCAGTACAGTCTAATATGAGCTTACGAGGAACGCCGGTAAAAAACCTTACTGGAAATGAGAACAAAGCATTGCACAGATAACGTGGTTATACATTGTGATACAGAGCTCTTGAGTCTAAATTTTCGCAATAGAAAACATTTTAAGGAGGCCAAAAACTCCCTGTGTACGCTTTTACTATATTTTGACACTTTACAAAAAGAGTTCAGAAGCAGATGCATTAGTGCACGAAAATTCGGAACTGAACTGTAGTGAGACTCACCTACTCGCTGCACCGTGTGTATAACAGCATTCAAATGGCTCAATATCTCGGTCACCACCGAAGAGTCAAATAATGAATAATACAACAGCTGAAAGCACCTGCTGCAGGTTTCTCCTCCCACCAACAGCTGAATGCAATCCCTTCAAATCTCAAGCGAAAGGACTGTATTGATGACCAGTTGGTGCGGTTTTCGGCGTGGAAAGAGCGTGCGGTCGCTCACAAACGCATCTGCGGCGTATTCTTTTGACGTGAAACGTGTTTCAGTTCGATCAGCGCAggggaaggggggcggggggttTAGCTTGCTATGTCCACGTGTAATGAAAAACGCGTAATACTGTTATAGCACATGTCGTTTTAACCGTACTACACCGACGCACTTTGCTTTGGCATGGTTTTGTGGAGGAAAGCAGCCACTGCTTGATCAGGCATGGGTCTCGCGCGAGCAGAGACATGACACC contains:
- the LOC142559625 gene encoding uncharacterized protein LOC142559625, coding for MLVAPPRAAGTLCPPNYCDNVTCTPIKSSECDGKVEVRASDCGCCEQCVKQLNEGDVCFDLTVYGLRKWGECKRGLKCNRALSKCERSRKLPFEDDDDEDKLEAILGYL